TCTCAATTAAACATATGTTAATTTCTCTAcaatacccttttttttatcagcCAAATCACACGCACCTCAATTTTCATTTTAGGGTTCAATCAAAAACGCACACTCCGTAATTCTAGCATACAATCCCTCCGATTCATGAATTCCATCGGTTCAGTAATCGCATCTCAATTCAAGATCGTCTGTGTTTTTGCAATTCACAATTTGATCGAATCATCACATCAATGGTTTATAGAATCATCTCAATTCCATCATTTCTTACCATCCGCAATTAGGGTTACTTTCCTTGATTATTTTGGGGCTTGTGATTGAATGTGGATAGTGTAATGGCTTGAAGGAAAAGAACTTTTCAGATGTAATCCACTCTACGAAAACACAATGTGAACTTTATACAATGACTTATTGTAAATTCTGTATGTTAGTTTTTGTTATCTTTATGAATAATAGATTTTCACATTTGATTTGCTGTTTGCctcattatatttaaatatatgtcaATACTAAAATGTGTATTGATTACTGTTGTGTAGTTGAGTAGCTGCTTTCTGGTTTGTATGAAAGACGATATCATTGAAGGCATTTATGACACTCTGAAGGAATGTCCTGTCATCAGCAAATCACCAGGAGGGATTGGTGTTTCTATTCATAATATCTGTTCAACTGGAAGCTACATACGTGGAACAAATGGGACATCTAATGGCATTATTTTTGATGCTGCACGTTTTTAATGATACTGCCCGTTATGTTGACCAAGGTGGCAAGAGAAAGGGTATGTGGATCTGTCAAGTTTTTCTCCCCGAATTCGTCGATACTTATCAGAATCACCTATAAAGTTTTCCTCTAAATTTTCTAATCTTAATGTGTATGAAATCAGGAATCGAGAACGACTAGGTCGGTTGGAACCTTACCTGCGATGGCGAAACAATAGCTTCTCAACATCTCCATCGATGGTATGTATAAACAATTATTGAGTGTAAATATCATTGTGTTTCACTCCCGCGACCAGTCGACTTCGGTATTAGTTGTGCCCTTTTGTTAATTTTCTTCATTGTTTTAGTTGattatgtattaatcctaatatttaTCATATACGGAGTACGTTAATTAGTTGACTAATAAACTAATTAAtcgggttatttttatgatttaatTTTTGATACTTAATATTAACGAACTTGCAGATCTTCATAGATGCCACAACCACTTAGACATTGAGGATGGATATGCCACTTCAAATTGAAAGTTTAATGCCATTTTGTTGTTTACTACTTAACTATTAACCCATTATCCCATGTATATGAGTTGCAAACGACCACTTCAAAGTGAGGGTGTAATTCTAAAAAACTTCATGGTATAATTCACCTTTTTACATTTATGTTTATGTTAAATGATTATTACTTCACTATAGGGGCATAGTAACAATCTATAACATGTTGTGAGACAGGGGTATATGTAATGTAATGGTTACAAATTTTTATTTGATACTAATATGTTGTTTGTTGGGAAATCGATAAGTGTTACATACTAACTTACGGAGTACAACGGTTTTGATTTCGTCATGTCCTACAATGTGGTTACTCAAAGGTTTGTCTCTTAAATTAATGGCTCAAACTTTTTTTGTTTGAGTTTATCTTAACTATATAGTCAACTATAATAACTCTGTGCATATGAAACATTTGATAAAATGATTGAATGTAAATAGCTTGATGAGTTCGTGAGTATAAATCATAATATTCAGTATTGTGCAAAGGTAAACTTAGTGTTTTAGTTTAACATGCTTTCGATGGGTAATTTTATTTTCAGTTTGAACATTGAAAATCATAGGATATGGTTTTCCCATCGATTGAATCAGATTATGATCGAACATGACACTGTTTATAATAAAATGTATGATATGAATTTCGCTCGAAACGTGTTTTCCTTTTCATTTTTGCAGGTTGGTCAGAAGTTCAGGAGTTAACCTAAGGGACAAGCTAATATTGTAGGTGGTGAGATGGGCGGGTCAAAGGGGCAAAGTAAGGGTTTAAATCAGgttcttttaatttttttctttttacaTCAAATAAGGAGCCAAAAACCCCTTTAGACGTTACCTGCTTTAATTATTATACATGAGGGCAAATGGGTGGGTCATTGATGTCAAAAGTATTTTTTTAAGATTGTGCTAATTTAATGTAGCCACTATCATTTATGTTTTGTTTATCGTTTCAAAGGTTATGTTCCTTTTTTCTCTTTTTCTATATTCTTCTCATTTTTCATTAAAAATGCATTAGAGTGGTAAATATTATTTTGATGTCCTAATTTTGGTTCGATAATTGGACTGATACACTTATATTTTAGTTGCATTACAAATTTTAGCTGGATTACAAATTCTATATTTTCTTACTCTTTTAGTAGTGAAGAATGTTTTAATATAATCCCGCGATATCAAATTACTAAGATACGATGAACTAAACGATACAATACGTTCATAGAAGAAGTTATAAAAGCTTATATGGATAATCACGCGAAATTGCGGGTTATTAAGTGAGTCAAATTTACActtacaaaaattattatcatttttcttaATGTGCAGAATTCGTGCCAATATTACTGTGTAAGACAAGACGGGAACAATCGCTCCAACATTGTTCGAGACTCAGATAGCCAAAATGGTCAACAAGAGTGTAAGACCCATTGTTAATTAGAGATTTAAACCATTTAATTAATTTAACACCTAATCGGCATAATAATTAGTCAAATAATTTACCACCTACAtcagttacccaaaatggatgtatGCTTGATTAACGGAAAAAAAAAAGATTCGAAAACCGAAACAACTTGGATTTCGCCCAATGGCAGAGGGTATCTGCAGGTAACAAAGGCATTAAGTGTCACTATTAGTTCGAATCAAAGAGCGACTTAATTCCCCATTCATCCAAAATAGTGTTTTAGTATAGAACAGAGGCAGTGTTCTGTTTGGAACGTGTTTATCGACGAGCTGAACGAGTTTGGAAATCCCCAAGTCAACGCCCCTCATAAGATATACTACTAAAGTAGGTAATTTGAGAGGTGCTTATTAATTGCTTATGTTGTATTATTAGCATTATgattttactattactattactattattatgatcgtTTTACTTTTAAAAATTGTGATTAATGATTTCTGTTTCCATTTGTAGGTTATTTGGTCACGTGTATGTTTTTCGAAGAGGAAGAGGAATTGTATATAGCTGATGATGGTAAGCATGTTTAGTTTTAGTAATAATTGTAGTTTAGCCACTTATATTCAACATATAAAATTTGATTATAAAGGGTGATTCGAGTGTAGTTTGAATGTTTTTTTATTTGGCTGAGTGTTTAATGGATTGATGCAGATGTTAGGATGATGAAGTTCAATGCGTTTCAATGGGCGATCATGTCTTAGTTATACGAGTGGTATCGATTTTACATTTGGTTGACCCTTACGCTGTTGTTGACTTAATGTGTTTAATGGACTATGTAGATGGATCTTAGCTCCTTTAGTAGTGGATATCAGCTGTTTTGTGTATGGGCCATAATGTGAGTGTAAGGCCATACACTTTGTTGTATGCTGTTTATGAGGTTGAAACACTCTCTGTGAAGAGTTTCATCctttcatttaatttctgttttttcgctaaaaaaaaaaatgtacaaTAATCTGGGAAATTTTGAAATACATAATTTTTTTTAGATAGATGCTTTAATATTATGATTCAAGTTGATTAATGACTACATATATGTAAAGGCCCTTGTCGTGTCACCTATATATTGTCATTATGGCATCAACACACCCATAAAGTCTGATTTTGTGATAATTGAACTATGTATCAACTCGATGGTATCGTGCTCCTGAACTATGTGTCTTTAAAACAATTTGTATTTCTTATCTATTAAAAGTTTCTTAAGAAGAACCCGTGAAGTCGCAGGTCTTTAATGACCAATTCCCGTTATCAATTTTGCACAACCAAAATAAATGAGGACTGACACATCATCAATGACTATGCGAGGGTTCCTGGATTAATGCAACGAATTGCAACTTTGAGATGCCTAGAACTGTTTATGATGACAATATGGGTCATGCTTGGAATCATGAACCCGGACCTTCAAATCTTTCCGTGATGGATGCAAACACGTACTCTCAACCACAAGTAAGATTTTAAAAATAAGAGTAATATTGTCACTTTGGCTAAAGTATGTGCGACTTATCAGTTTTACATATGGTCGGTCTTCACAGCCTTTGTTTCTATTTTATGGTGTTGTATTCATGGCGATTTCAGTTTATTTCGTAGGTATTTTTGTGGTTTAATTTTGTACGCCATAGTGGTAGTTTGTTGGCATAGAAAAATGCTTTAGCTTTGTTTGTAAGCATAAAAGCTCTGATTGTATTCCCAGCTCATGGGCTCATTTGTATTGGCCATTTCACAACTCAGTGAAAagccttttatttatctgtttaatCCCTGTTTTTTTTAAATGTTATAACATGTTATTTGAATAATATGGTATTCTAATTTGAATACTTATAATGGTCACCAGTGAGATCAAATGGTAATAATGATTTTTATATTTATCTTTTTACATCTTTATAAGGTAAATATTCATATATACAAATCGTGCAAACAGTTGGCCTTTGATGTTCATTCAACATCtgcattatttttataaaatttagtaTGTAGATGTAACATGCGTGACTTAACATAACGTTTACATGTATTTGATCGTCTTCTTTTATCATTAACCATGTAGATGAAGCATGCGTGATTTAACATATTGTTAGTAACAGATACAACATGTACTTAATGTATAACACATACATACAATATGTACGAATATTAACGTACTACTATGCCAACTCTTTATagccaccgtgcaacgcacgggctattaAAGCTATTGTACTTGTGTTTTCTTAACATTTTCTATATGTATGTAAGTGATTGCCATCTTTAGCGATttctatctttatattgctatgtaGTAAAAAGATACATATTGTTCCATGAATGTTTGTATATGTATCGATTATAAGTCATGTAACACTACTACTGTAACTGTATCGCTTTATAATAAACTGAACAAATACTATGTAAAATATAATGATTCATAGAAGGTAATTGTGATTCATCCCTCAAAAAattccgcgaattcgcgggtcctccACTAGTGATActtaaagtaataatattaattatgattataGCTTTCCTGTAATAAAAGTGTAACGCATAATTAAATGCATTTTCTTAGTACTTGACCTATAGAATTTCAAATGATAATCAAGTGTTAGTATGATTTTTCAATAAACTTATAAGTAGATAATGTTGGTTTTCAAATCGGATAAGGAACTATGATTTTCATCCGGCACAAGCATACACCGCATGTCAATGGCCAAATCACAATCAATGTTTACAAAGACATGGAAACTACACTCTTTCTTCGTACGGCCAAATGATCTTAGCATATTAACGGTATCATTTGGCCCAACTTAAACTTAAAAGTGGTGTCAAAATAAACTAAAGTTGGGCACAAATCATACCAATACCAAAATTATTATATACTAAAAGCGTAAATCTGTGTATTAGTTAAGAGAATTTGAGCCCGTTTCTGACTTTTAAGTGTGCGTGAGTGTCTTGTTTGCTTTTCATTGCACGTGGTTTCCTTAATATGTGACATATTAAAGATGATAATCGAGTATATTTATTCTGATGTATGCGATCTAATTGGATTATTTTGTGCTCGTTTTTCACCTTTTAACTAATTGCATCAATATATGCTTCTAGTGATGTTTGACCTAAGACTTCTCGTGAAAATATCATAGATCCAACCATTAAGCTTTAGATGGTATTTGACGTGCTTTTTTTCAATTGAGatcaataaaatgaaattagattaTGGACTTCTTGTTGTATGTAGCGTCGCATTTTGATTACAAATCATGTATATATTGAACCTTAAACATTGTTCCACCCTTTCttgaatttatatttatttaatattaataaatgtaaaaaaGTTATTGTGAATTTTATTTTTCTAATATACTAAAAATATACTACATATACTATTAATCAcacgacatataaatatataaactagggaaatgacccgtaaaatcacggatttgtttaaacgaaacaatttaatgacatgttttaagtattaagtgaatgtaaatgctaaactcatttattttaatgacccgcttGACTAAGaagcttgtcgttgtttttacaaatatatatagacatgtattttcgcatacatatggaacgtaattaattttgtaaaaaaattcatatttgaatattaataatataataattataattataattattatattaaaagtaaataataataataaagttcgttcaaaattgaatatttatatttatatttttaataataataattattattattagtaataataaatgtcttttagatttttttagaaaattaaaattacaatttaggagatattaatatttccttttataaaagatttcgtattattttttaattaaattaatatataattatgacatcattattatgaaaagtaaggaTAATTAaattaatgatgacatcatcattctaAAGATTTCGTATTATATGACTATATACATACTGTTATCAAAGTTGATTTAGTTTTGGCTACACAACTTTAGGCGAGTCCGAAGGCATTTTTACTCCAAAATGAAATATTTTTAGGACTACCATATATTCTCAAAAGTCAAACACGTGTAAATAATCTGATTTCTATAACATTACACGTGATCTTTTTTTACACTCTTGCATTAACTTTGATCAAATTTTGTGGATCAAGAATTCAAACCACAAAACAACATTGTTATTtctccctaaaaatctcaaatccTATCATCATCTAAAGAACAACCAATACACAAAATAAAACAATACCAAAACCTCATTATTCATCAATATACATTTTCCATTATTATATCCAAATGTCTAATAATAATTCCTTTCTTGTGATATGTGCATTGATATTCTCATGTTTTGCAGTTTCATCATCCATGAACGTTCCCTTTCAGCCAAATTGGGTTGCATTGAGTCACCTTTCGAATGGGCCGGGTCAACTTGTGAGGGATGTAATCGACCCCGATGAAGAGATCATGATGGAATCAGAAAGTGCACGACGGATCCTAGCAGGAAGAGGGTATATTAGCTATGGTGCAATGCAGAAGAATAACGTTCCATGTAACCAACGTGGTCAATCTTATTACGATTGCAATAGTAGAGGTCAAGCTAACCCATATAGTCGAGGGTGCAATGTTATCACGAGGTGCGGTGGGCGATGAGTCACAAAAATTTATCACCTAGGCCTATATAAATCATTAGATGCAATAATACTATCTGTtttcttttcatttcattttcttaGATGTAATCTCTATTGTAGTTATGTCTTgttaaattgataataataataataataataataataataataataataataataataataataataataataataataataataataataataatatagatatggatagtcaattttggtgtatacatatagtcaattttggtacataaagtatgtatttttatattgagattttaggctataaatactcatgaatgcaagcattaaacttgcaccatttctcacacttacaaagtgtttctttctttctctccattatcatctttgttcttacacttcattattagtattcttaatcaagaatcaaatcactaaaagtagttataagcctactgaattataacacaatcaaaccactaaaggtagttatatgcctactgaattataacacgttatcagcacgaagtgctccgtataatcaaggtttatctaagcaaacacaagccactaatcaaggtaagaaattttttaacgatatcttctattatttattagtaaggtaaatattattatcatcataagtaaaattatatttctgtaatataacttttattaacttcactaacatttataattatgttatttaagttatatatggtcggttataccgcctgaattatatttatgtaatctaacttttattaacttcactaacatttatatttatgttatttaagttatatatggtcggttataccgtctgaattatatttatgtaatctaacttttattaacttcactaacatttatatttatgttatttaagttatatatggtcggttataccgcctgaattatatttctgtaatctaactcttaacttcattaacatttatatttatgttatctaacatttatgattacttatgcaattaatcattatttatttcatgcatactaatgtttattcttaaaatttattatttatacataatatgtttattctcttaatcttcgtatttatactaaacgtatttatactaaatgtatttatagtaatcgtatttgtactaataaaattcttttattaaaattattattaatacaacgagtacataacagccgttaacgtcaactaacgacgttacaacggtcatatatacataacggttgttaacgtcaactgacgacgttacaacgactatatttttcaaatataaaaaaaATCTCCGTTTTCACaattcaatcttcattttctcagattaccactctaaaAAAAGTTTTTTTGTAAAGATCATTTACACAAgggtgatttttcctattgtattggtcatactaactatcatcattgttgctaatataccacggggtgaacctatattctatcctgctcttgtgattttaccatttgtaatcatgccattattctgttgtttgctgcttatgaatttaaaatgattctaatttcattttattatttgtctatgaatagaagttgattatgattatgatttatgttgttcattttttaataatagaaaatgtcgaatttgaaaagccttaaatttgctcctttagaataaagtgggtgtaacatcccgcctttttccgtttactttttcgtttaattatttaaagtccgttatatgtttataacatccctcgttaatactcgttttaaaaatatctcgtttaggtaattcacgcacccgcaaccgaactcgagggactaaaatcgcCAAAGtatcaaagaggtgactagctttttgactagtcaacccacctccccattttctttttcatttcatttccattttcattaaaTACATTCCaaatttctctcaaatcttcaaacaaggaatcatcatctattttcaatcgatcaagcttcaatccaaacaaattacttatccttgcaacttcctcttcgattccataccgatttcatcaagtttgggtaactttctaaaatcactagattttgtgttcttgatattttgaacttataaagttgttatttagtgtctatggctcaagtctaacatgaatatatgatttatatgcttgatttcgttatttgaagtaactagcttgagtatgaactttggtgtatttgatttggtgattt
This genomic window from Rutidosis leptorrhynchoides isolate AG116_Rl617_1_P2 chromosome 2, CSIRO_AGI_Rlap_v1, whole genome shotgun sequence contains:
- the LOC139888036 gene encoding rapid alkalinization factor-like — encoded protein: MPRTVYDDNMGHAWNHEPGPSNLSVMDANTYSQPQPLFLFYGVVFMAISVYFVVSSSMNVPFQPNWVALSHLSNGPGQLVRDVIDPDEEIMMESESARRILAGRGYISYGAMQKNNVPCNQRGQSYYDCNSRGQANPYSRGCNVITRCGGR